TCCTCATCGGCCGCATTCCCCGCGCCACCCGCGAGATGACAGCCGCCGCGCTGCTGCTGGGTTTGGCCGGCTATGCCTGGCAGGGCAATCCGGGACTGGCCGGCACACCCCGTGCCAGCAAGGAGACGGCAGGCGACAAATTCGACGAAAAACTCGCCGAACAGCGGCGGGGCTTGGCTGAGCGTTATGGGTCTGCGGGGCAATGGCTGATGATGTCCGACGGCTTGGGTCGCCAGGGCAAGACGAAGGAAGCCGCCAACATCCTGTTGTCGGGCATACGCGCCACGCCCGATGACGCGAATTTGTGGCTGGGACTGGGCAATGCGCTGGTCGCCCATGGTGACGGCGTGCTGTCGCCGGGCGCCGACTTCGCCTATCGCCGCGCGCTGACGCTGGACATGGAAGGTCCGGCGCCCCGCTATTTCTACGGCCTCGCGCTGGCCCGCAACGGGCAGTTGCAGGCCGCGCGCGACCTGTGGGCGCCGCTCGCCGCCAGCGCGCCGAGCGGCAGCCAGATCAAAGCGGAACTGGACGCCAATATCGCGCGTATCGACGCGATGCTGAATGCAGGTGCGCAGAAGGCACCATGATGCAGTGCAGCGTCCGCATTGCGCGCTTACCAGAGCCGTGATAGGGCGCGGCGTTTTACGGGGGACGCGGACTATTCCGCAGTCGCCGCCGATTGGGTGTCGATACGAGCATGATCCTTCATGGCTGACCTCCTTCCCAACACCGCTCCGGCTTCCGATGAGGAAGAGGGCGGTCATGGTCATGCGCGGCAAAAAGCGACGTTGAAGCTGGTCGTCGGTGCCATCGGCATCGTGTTCGGCGACATCGGCACCAGCCCGCTTTACGCCTTCCGCGAGACCTTCGCCGGGCATCATCATCTCGATCTGGACCCCGACCATATATTGGGCGTCATCAGCCTGATGTTCTGGTCGATGATGCTGGTCGTGACGATGAAATATGTCAGCATCATCATGCGCGCCGACAACAAGGGCGAGGGCGGCAGCCTGGCGCTGCTGGCGCTGATCAACGGGCAGACCAAGACACAGCGCTGGTCGCGGGGAATCGTGCTGCTAGGCGTGTTCGCGACCGCGCTGTTCTACGGCGACTCGATGATCACGCCTGCCGTGTCGGTGCTGTCGGC
This window of the Sphingobium sp. CR2-8 genome carries:
- a CDS encoding tetratricopeptide repeat protein, whose amino-acid sequence is MTGWFIAFGLAITAFAAMLLIGRIPRATREMTAAALLLGLAGYAWQGNPGLAGTPRASKETAGDKFDEKLAEQRRGLAERYGSAGQWLMMSDGLGRQGKTKEAANILLSGIRATPDDANLWLGLGNALVAHGDGVLSPGADFAYRRALTLDMEGPAPRYFYGLALARNGQLQAARDLWAPLAASAPSGSQIKAELDANIARIDAMLNAGAQKAP